CCAGATAACCCGAAAAAAATATGGGAAATTCGTTCTCTAGCtagcataaaaaataaaaaaagatcgCGTGTTTTGGAAAGAAAATACCACCGTGTCGTAAACAGGGGATGGCAATTGTGCCCTTcactgggccttgtttagatgcaaaaaattttgcaaaatggttattgtagcgttttcgttgttatttggtaaataatgtccaatcatagtttaattaggcttaaaagattcgtctcgtggatttatctaaactgtgtaattagttttattttttatttatatttaatgcttcatgcatgcgtccaaagattcgatgtgacggagaatgtgaaaaattttgcaaaaatttttgcaaactaaactggacccaAGATTTTACATGGGCGGCGTGCTCTGCTCGTTCGTCCAGACGCCGCCGCCCCTGCTCTGGACCACTCCGGCGCCACCAACTCCTACCAGCCCGACGGCGAACACCGGCTTCCCCGTGTCCTTCTCGCAGTGCTCCATGTACCTCCGCTCGGTGGGTTGGCGCGAGGAGGTCGACGGCGACGACGAAGGGCCCCGCGAGCCCACCCGTGAGCGCTCCCCGTGGATGCGGATGCGGCCGCCGCGCGGGCGATGGGGCCGCCGAGCCTGGAGGCGTTGGCGCACGTGAGCACGAGCATGGCGTCGGCCAGGCTGCTGTTTTGGGCGTTCAGGTCAGGCGCAGGACCCCAAGTGTTTTCCAGAGGACCAGCAGTTTGAATCAGTAAGAGCATTTGTGTCATAGTTAACGATTAACACTTTTACCACAAAAAACTAACAGCTGAGGGCTTAATTTGAACACAATGTTTTTAGTGCTGCTCGCTAACTagctatttatgtattattaaCTAAAAACACAAACAATACGCTGCCAGTAAGATCCTGTAATGCAGCAATTCTGTGTCTATTTTCAGGTGTTTCTCTTCAAGAACACAAATTTCACTTCACACTCCACCCGGACAGGGTTTCCAACATCATCATAAATTCATAGCTGCAGCAGAGTTACTTCCGGTGTCTGAACTTTCAGCTCTGATTACAACCATGAAGCAATGCTAACATTTCATGGAGGAATCAAGCTTGTCCTGCCTCTGCACTATGCATTAACTCCATAGCACAAATGCTAGTTATGTGCCTTGCCCTTCTCTACTCCACGGCACATGTCAGGTGACCAGAAGCAACTCTGATCCTCCATGGAGCTGGACTGCTGGAGCTTGTGCCGAACTTCACATATGAAACCCATCCTGAACAGACCTCATGCTCAGATGCTCTGGACCGACTATGGCCCCATACACCGCCGTTTGCGCTGCATTGTGGTGGAACGATCCGTCCAAAGTGAGAGGCATCTGCTCTAGAGGCTAAAGTTTGGTTAGGATTCTTGAAAACCAATCTGATTGCAAATGCATAATTGCTCTAAATTTGTACTCTGAAACACGCTGGGATTCTGCTATGCAAACCTGAGAGACATGATCTCCTATGGAATCTTTGCCGTTTTGTTGCTCCTCCATGGCTGTTCTGAAGCCATCTGGATTGGTCAAACCATGAACGCCTCCCGGGAGCATGCCTGACCGTGACAATGGTGGTAGTTTGGGCATCATTTCGTGGGAGATTGAGAATCCCAGGTGAGTAGATGAGCTTGAAGGAGCACTGGGGGCGCGAAAAAGCTGCATTCCACCAAATTAAGGATACAGAATCATTTTGTAATTTTGGTGCGCGTTTCTTgcaaaactgaaaaaaaaaagagaacaaggaagaactgcaGGTGAGTTTGTAGATTGCTTACATCTTTCGACAGAAGTTGTTTTATGTTGAGGCCGAGCTGTGGATTGACCGCCGCGAGCTTCATGGATAAGAACTGGGAGATGCAAGGGGAATCATGCATTTGTTCAGTACATTGCCTTTGTCAGATGAGAAAGGGAGACTTTcagtatatgagattcaagatgAACCATGCATACCTCCACTTGCCTTTGCAGGGACTGGACATAGTTGATGATCTCGTCCAGCATCACCGCCTTCCCAGTGACCTAAATCGATCCAAACCCAACCCGGCCCAAAGAAGGTGTCATTATTCTTAAGAAGTTCTGATTTCAGAAAAGTAAGTATAGTTGTTCTTGCGGTCAGGAGGCTCACTTTAGTGCAACCAGGAACAAGGTCTTGCAGAAGCTTCATCCTCTCACTGATCTTCTCCCTTCTCAGCTGTCAAAAAAGAACCAAATTTGGTGTTCATCATTCAGGAGTATTTTCAAGTGCTAAAGCTAATTCATCCAGGTGACCAGTTGCTTGCATTCTACAAGACAGTAGTAGTAACAAATTAAATCTGTGTGTACTGTGCCTACCCTCTCTGCGAGGCTATGCCTGTTGGTTGCCTGCCCCTTCCGGGCCCTGACATGGATGTACGACTCCGACTCGTCGTCGGCCGCCGAAGCTCCCTTCCCTTTCTTCTTGCGGGTCACCGGCGGCGTCTCCTCCTTGCCTTTGGCGTCGTCCTCGCCACGCTCCTTCGAAGAATCCACGGACGCCATCCCTTGATCTTGATCCGTCCCAATCATCCCAAGAACGTCCTGCGACTGCGATCCGACAACAACGCTGAGACACCGGCCGGTGCAAACCAATTAGCACTGTAGTAGTAGTGACTAGTGAGCAGTAAGCAACTACCTCGTTCGATCGCTTCCTCTTCTTGGAGTTGGAATCCGCCTCCGGTGCCCTGGACGAGCAGGCCTCGGCGCTcggcgcgtcgccgccgccgccgaacccCGGCTCGCCGTTGCCACTGCCGGTGGTGGGTTGCAGTGGGTGCTCCTCGGAGGTGATGTACGAGGGGATTGCAGTGGGTGCTCCGTTTGCAGCAGCGAAGCAGGAGAAGCGCATGGCCAGCTGGACTAGGCCGGGGTCCATGAAGTGCTCGAGACCGGCCCGTGCCGGGAGCTGGAGCCCGAGCGTCGGCGGCGGCAAGAGCCCCCCGCCTCTCCCGTCGGAGACGACGGCGCTGCCGCCGGCTAGCCCCGCAGCCTGAGACACCGACGCCCATGCAAATGAATCCATGGATAGAGAGAAAGAgacagacagagagagagagagagagagagggagagatcaAATGGGTGTTCTTGAATGAGTAATTTATGGAGCTCTTCAGTATTGACCTCTCAGGGAGCTCTTTACTCTGTGCTTTAACCTTTGCTTTTGCTTGCTTAGCTCGGTTTGGCAATTGGCACTGCATTATCTTGCCAAAAGCATTTTCTTTCGCTTCTCGAGTGTTTCAGACGTCTGATTTTTTGTTGTTATTAATCAGGTAGCATGCAATTCtgttttatagaaaaaaaatataaattatctcTTATGAGCTGTCTTTTTAATTATACTAGTTGATGGTGTAAAATTGTTACCTGAAAATTTAGACCCTGAAATATAAACAGCCCTCgttttcttattttttttccTAAGTAGTTTTCTTAAGTTTTCGATGTGGTACCAAGGCGATTAGAATCACCATGTTCGTTTGAAAAAACAGAACTAGCATTGTCTTGGCGTGACAACCTGCTTTCCTGAAATCAACCAGCctttggtttcagtcagggcttatcagtcagtcaatagtatttttctctcacaacaaaccagcactagtcgaacttatcagcctagaaatcaaccagcgaacaggccgaacaaAGGCGTAGCAGCCCGTTTGCTTGATCGTATACAATCGTGGATTATaaactagaacagtatttttctctcacactaaaccgcccaacagtaaataatccacgatcgtttacgacgaaaccaACACGCTGCTATTAGCTacgggtgtgtttagttggggaggtgaaaatttttgggtgtcacatcggatgtgtcggaaggatgttgggaggggtttttggataataataaaaaacaaattatagaacccatcaggaaaccGCGCGAcgaatctaataatactaattaatcggtcattagcgcatgctggttactgtagcacttaaggcttttcatagACAAagtaggcttaaaagattcgtctcgcgattttatcAAGAACTGtgcaatttttttttatctatatttagtactccatgaatgtgtccaaacatgctcttttactgtagaAAGAAAAATAACTGCTCCGTGACTACTACTTGTTGCTTCTTCCATCTAATCTGACTGACATCTGACACTACCAAATCTCACGGCCTCCTGACTGACTCTCTGACAGTGCCGACTACCACCACTGACGTTGTTTAATCTTCCTGTACTTAAAAACTGTGAGTGTCCCTTGCCCTATCATCATTAGTTGACTGCTAATATAGTGCCAGTACTACTTGGAGGCAAGTATTGCTGTAAACTGCATTTCCATTCaatggcagggattttctttctagggttGTGTTGTGTTGAAATAGGCTCAGATCAAGGGAAATTTTCttctaagactatctccaacgacGCAACCTAAACACAAAATAGGTAGCTCACAGTGTTTTGGGGTACCGAAAATACGTTCCAACGGATGACCCAAACTGACGACGCATTTTGCGTCGAAGCCGATCCGAAATGCAAATAAATGTCTCGCCAGAGAGATGACGCAAATCTCATCCGTCGTCCGTTGGCcaaacaaagaaaagaaaaaagaacgcACCATTCCCCATcctcttcgtcgctcgctccgtCCCGACGCGGCGGCGGAATCGGCGGCGGCGCCTCCCGCGGTCCGTCCGCTCTCCGCCCCCTTGTCCTCTCGCGCTTGCTTCGCTTTCTTCTTCGTCTCCCACCCGCTCTACTGCTGCGTCTCTCCCGTGCTGCCGCCTTCTGTGCGTGCCTCGCCGTTGCCGTTGGTCGGCCGGCCGCCGTGGCGGACCTATGGCGTCGCACGCCGGCTGTCGGGGCGCTGCTAACTGCTCGGCGCGTCTGGCCGCCGCTGTACCTTCTCTGCTCCCTCTCCCCTCCTCTTCTGCTTAAGCCCGCGGCGTTTCTTGCCTCCGTCCACTCCCTGTGTCGGCCTTTCCTCAACGCCTCGCCGGATCTTGCGCCGGAGCTCGCAGCTCGGTGGCCGGCCGCGGGGAAGACGAAGACGGAGGAGCAAGCAGCACCGGACGGACGGAGGAAACTACGAGTCTTGTTTTGGGTTCGTTGTTGGAGAACGAGGGATTTGGGTCCGTGACTTTTTTTTTCCTGTAGGTGACTCAAATCCGGAATAGGTCTCATGTTTGCGCTCTcatcgttggagacagtctaaagaACATAAATAAGTAGGTTCTCCTGAATTTCCTCATTTTCTACATAGTAGCTACAAtctcaaaagaaagaaaaaggaagtTACTGTTCCTTGATGCAGAATTTCCAATGCAATACAGAGCCTACTGACTGAGATGCCCTTATTCTGACTCCCTTAGCCTCTCTAGTCTCCAGCTATTTAAACTAAACTATCATTAGCCTCGGGGTTTGCGACCGCCCCGAATCTAATCTTTTCATTACTCCTACTGTCTAAAGCAAACCATACGTAGACGCTTTGATCCCCCGGTAACTTCCTGCTGTTACTGTTTACATCCTCCTTTCGGATGCATGTGTAGTAgtactaaaataaaataaaattcacaGTGACAGTGGGAGAGCCAAGCAAGAAGGCAAGGAGTGACTTGCAAGCTACTGCTGCTAGCACAACACAGAGTTGATGGATGATGGGCTTCTCTTCTTTTGAACGGGAGCACCGCCTTTCGGTTGCTCGCCCTTTTGCCTTTGCGCACTGTgggcttgcattgcattgcaaaGTAACCTAGCATGTTTCCGACACCAAAGAACTGAATGCATGCCGGCCGGCCTTGCATTGCAAAGTAACCTAGCCAAGGAATGAAGCTTTGCGAGAACATGAGGTAACCAAGGCTGAGCATGTTGCTTGAAGCTACCCGAACAGTCAGCAGCATGCATGGGCATGGCCAATCTGTGTTAGCTACTTCATGAGTGGTGAACATGTCATTGGGAAGCTTGCCAACACAAGGGCCGATTAAGAATGTTTCAGTCTTTGGAGAGAAAACAGGgggcttgcattgcatatatatatcttgagTGAACTGTGGACAAAAGGGAGTTGTTTTGTGCTTTTGTGCAAACTGCAAAGCCAACTGCAACTGGGCAGCAGTAACTGATGTTCATCAGACCAGAGCTGATGTAAGATGGGAAGGAACAGAACGGTGTCAGCTTTCGTCGTCAGTCTCTTCAGTCTTCAGACTTCAGAGAGAGACGTGGTGGTGGCAGAAAGGAGATGCAAACATGAAACCGGGTTTGCATGCTACGCATACTCCGGGAAGAAGAAGATTGTTGTTTATTTCCGAGACGGAATGGTTACCGAGACACAAAGAACAGAGGGCGGCGTAATGGGGTCATTACCGAGACTAATTGATTGTCGTcaaggattttttttctttttttttgtgactGAACGTCGAATGATTTGTCAAGCAGGTTAGTATTCAAGTCGTAAAATGATTAGCAGGAACAGGGATCCAAGAGAATCGGATCTCGCCTGACCTTACGTCtgtttagagcaaggctaataacaGCCCACTCATATAATAGTTAGCTCTTTGTTATTAATATATGGCTCACTTGTCTCTCTCATGGAATTTCTTGGTTCATGTGTGTAAGTCGGCTATAAGCTTATAGCTCGcttatcttctctctcttctatctTAATATTTAGCCAGCTTACAGTCTGCTATGGCGTTCGGCTGGTGCACTGCTCGcttgttttagcttattctccctcacagaatactattgaatcatccgaaaCCATCTGAATTCACTGTGCTGGGCACCATCCGAACACGGTTTACTTGCTCTTAGTATACTTGCTCTTAGAACAGCGGTTCGCAGAGACGCGTGGAAGCAGAATGGATCGGAGGACACGAACCAACGAAGATCAATGCAACACGCTGTTGGTAAATAGTAGGCCCTCCATattaaaaaataaagtcgtttttgGACAGCGACACAGTTTCAAAgtataactttgactacttatttttataaatatatttatcaaaaagtgatacatgtaaatttttgtaaaagtatttttcaagacaaatctatacatatggttttcacattttcaaactcaacaacttaaaagttatttatgatttatattcccaTTGATCCAAGCCTTGtctaaaacgactttattttttaagTACGGAGGGAGTATTCTCTTCCAAATTATATATGGTTCTGTTTTTTGTGTATCTAAACATACTATGTACTTATTATAAATAAAAGCTGAAACATTTTTTTATTTCTGGAATGGATGTAGTAACTGTTGGGGTGCTGTCACTGCATGCCTTTGCTTTCCCAGAAATCAGCagctctgctctgctccccgatTGCTTCTTGACTTGTGCAGTGACTGACAACGGTGATGGGAACAGTTACATTTCCTAAGGTTCAGTTTTCAGTTTTCACTCTAGTTTTCAGTTTTCACTCTCACATGGGAACAGTTAGAACTTGAACTCCAGCTTTTTTCccagaaaaaaaaatatagaaagaCTTGCAAATGCATCAAAGGTGCCAGTTCCTCCTTACATAGAAGCTCCCTATGGCTGGAACTAGAAGGCATGGAACTCAACCAGTCCAGGTCATGTCTTTGCAATGCGTGAGCGTGATCGCCATATTAATCTTGcagcaagaatcagagcaatatTTATACTGTGTACTCTTAGTAGAGAGTAAGAATCAGAGCAGCTCCTGCAAAACTGAACTCTGTTTGTGTTCATTGCATTTGCACGGATGAACACATCAATATATGGGACCTGGGCAGCTCGATGAAGAACTCAACTGGGCCCTTTGCGAAGCACGGGATCGGAAGCCCACTGGCATTCGTATCGCTGCTGGTGTCACTCCCGCTGAGTGCGAGTGGGCTCTGCAACTGAGCCCAATAAGTTCTGCACTACTTCAGCACTACTTTTCAGCAAACGAacgatatttttctttcacagaatttcagcataaacatcaacataagccaaattttagcaaaACGAACAGGTGCTCACACTGCTGCCATCACCGCGACGGTGTCCACTGATATGTGGGGTCATTATTGAGAGTTTTATTCGAGTTGAACTAAAAAAAAGAGAGTTTTATTCGAGTTCCATCTGTATATTTATACGTTGTCACAAAAGTATTTTTATGGCATGACAATGTTTTtaaaagaaaaggtaaaagtaTATTTTATAAAGATGAAACTCTTTTGGCTCAATTTTCCTACTTAAGataaatcatgaaattaaaaattcTATAAAACAATACTAGGATTAACGGCGTGGCTAGCCCGGATAGATGCACGTGTAGCTCGTTCTTGTTCGCCTCCGCCCTGCCCCCATGCACGTACTCTGCCTGTGCGCCCGCCGGTCCTTCCCctaaccccctcctctctctccgcgcGGGCGGCACTCGAGAGCTAGGATGAGCGGCTGAGAACGAGCACGCCCCGACCGCCGCCCCCGGTCGAACAGCATAAAAACCTTACAACATGAAAAAAtatttgaatgcaacatacgtctaaatacagataaaatatttggaacatgcACTTGCAACATGGTGCGAAACACATGGAAatctaaataaaacacttgcaacataaaaccacttgctgcaacataagatagaaacagctgaaatatttggaacatactatTACAACatttgtgtgaaacatatgcaatatacgCAACcaaaacgattgcaacatacgtctggaaacagataaaacattttgaacaaacgcttgcaacatgcctctgagaGACTTGCAACGTAtgcaacatcccccgatatacttttgcaacatcaagataaaataattgcaacatatatctgaaacacttaaaacatacatatgcaacataagGTGAGGGAAGGCCGGAGCCGATCGGTTCTGGCCGGCGGGGGTGGGAGCCCTTGGCTCGGCCGGGGAAGACCTAAGGCGCCACGGCACGTGCGCCCATGtggccatggcggggtcagcggaGCGCGCGACGATGATGGGGGACAGACATACAGCGAGGGAGTGAGCGGCGCAGGTGACTGGGACGAGGCACGACGCGCCCAGCGATGGGGTACGGGGCGAGCGGAAGGGAAGGGCACGGCACAGCACCCGACTAGCTCGCGTTGTGGAGAAGGGGGCGTGGGCCGGGCGGATGTGCATCCACACGCTCACGCAGAGACAGGCGAATCAGCAGATAAGCGCAGTGGGTATTTTTTCTTGAGAAGAGAGAGCAAATGAGTAGATGAGGATGAGCCACCCGGACAGGATGGATGCCCGTGCCCAACCATTGTCGTTTTGAAAATAGCACTATGAAACTCTACGCTGGACTCCGCGACCATGCCACGGTGACTTCAAAACGTCACGGGATCCTGAGTGCCTCCTCGTACAAGAAACCTAACTATTCCTCATGACACACTAGCGATTGGTGAAGCGTCCCTCTCCCCATCCAGCTCATCCAACGAGACACATCAACTAAAAATGTTGCCTTTTGGCCAATCACACGCACATTTAGAGATTGAAATAAGCTTCATATATTAGGGGCTAAGCTCGGTAAGAGCTCAAGTCCAACAAACTTCAGAGGAGGGGAGCATGTGGATTGACACACACACCTCCTCATCCATCAATGTCAACAGCTGATTCATTCTTTTCCTAATGCCCACGTGTAGTGTGGTACGTGACAAGCCATCACCAACGGGATTAGTACAACGAGTaggaaaaaaaaaaatcaaaagccTGCACGTTCTGGTTTTTTTAGTGACAGCAAATGTTGGTACGCATCAAGGAGCAGGTACTGCCTACCAAGGTCAGCTTATGTCTAGAAGTAAGTGCCACTTTAGTAAAACCCTACTTTCTAATATTTAAGCTTCGCTCTTGATTTTCTGATAGAGTAATTCTGATGATAGTATAGTTGAGAGCAGGTGAGAAACAATTGTTTTTTGTCGTGACTAAGTACGGAGCGCTAGAGAGTGGATTGTTTTAAGGGCATCCCAATGGGTCCCTTCAAATCGCCAtcgagaagagaaggaagaaagttaaaaaaatagaagaaaactcTGTGTCACTGACCGTAAATTTTTCAAATTTCCGTGCGAGCCTACCATTTTATGCAGGTGCTAGCGAGTTCGCTTTTGATGTTCTCTCTTGTCCACATGGAATTAAATACATTATATGCTGGCGATTTCGATAGTTGTTGGGGACGCCCTAAGCTCCCAGCTTGTGATGCAAATGGAGAAGTAATTCTTATTGATCCCTCAGCAGAATCCGATTGCATTTTAATCGTTTAGTAGAGCTCCACGAAATCCGATTGAAAAAGTTAGGGGCAGATCTCTAATAAACAAACCCCTAACTCTAGATTAGTTGGTTTGTGAGGCATGGACAACTCAACACAGGACATTGAGTGTGTTCTGTCGAGCCCCACTCTTTTAGAAGCTTAATATTATATATCTAACTTTGATAAGGTTTTAAAAagatatattaacatctacaactTCGAACAAATACGAGTTTTAGAAAATATATTTTAAAGAATAATTTAGTGAAACTAACTTAAGATAGAGGTGACCATAAGAAAGACAATATATGAATGTGGAACATAGAGATGACCACAAGGCGTGAACACAATATTTTCTCAGTTCCCTCATATATTCTATTACATAGAGGTGACCATAAGGCGCACAATATAAACAATCTAACTTTCTATTTGCTCCTGTAGTATAACAAAACACCAATACTTTGCATATATTTATAATGGCATGGATTATGCTGCATAAGGCGTACCACAGAGAAAACGATCAAACCATATGTAGATGGGGAATTCGCTTGTTCTAGGTGTAAAGTCTAATTACTGTACTAGTATAAAATATTTTCATATATaatgtttgaaaaaaaaatgtaCTGAATTTTGTGGCGTAAATTCTTTGAACTAGTCATGACATACATCACCTACACTACACGACTGGGCTTGGGCCTAGAGGGTAG
This DNA window, taken from Miscanthus floridulus cultivar M001 chromosome 13, ASM1932011v1, whole genome shotgun sequence, encodes the following:
- the LOC136502079 gene encoding transcription factor bHLH79-like; translation: MDSFAWASVSQAAGLAGGSAVVSDGRGGGLLPPPTLGLQLPARAGLEHFMDPGLVQLAMRFSCFAAANGAPTAIPSYITSEEHPLQPTTGSGNGEPGFGGGGDAPSAEACSSRAPEADSNSKKRKRSNESQDVLGMIGTDQDQGMASVDSSKERGEDDAKGKEETPPVTRKKKGKGASAADDESESYIHVRARKGQATNRHSLAERLRREKISERMKLLQDLVPGCTKVTGKAVMLDEIINYVQSLQRQVEFLSMKLAAVNPQLGLNIKQLLSKDLFRAPSAPSSSSTHLGFSISHEMMPKLPPLSRSGMLPGGVHGLTNPDGFRTAMEEQQNGKDSIGDHVSQPLEQMPLTLDGSFHHNAAQTAVYGAIVGPEHLSMRSVQDGFHM